The sequence below is a genomic window from Acidimicrobiales bacterium.
TACCGCCCGGCTGCAACGATCTCCGGAGAGCTGCAGTCGGGTAAGGGTGAAAAGGTGGGGTAAGAGCCCACCGGCGGCCGGGTGACCGGCCGGCCAGGTAAACCCCGCCCGGAGCAAGACCAAATAGGAGGGCGATCACGGTGGCTCGCCGAGCCCTCGGGTATCGGTCGCTAGAGAGGCCGGGAGACCGGCGTCCCAGACAGATGGTCACCGTCCCGAAAGGGATACAGAACCCGGCTTACAGTCCGCCCTCGGCCCACCAGCCCCTCGCGAGAGGGCATTTCTGAATACGAATCGCACAGCGACTGCGGGTGCTCTCTCGCCAGAACCGCTATCGAGGTGTGACACGGCTGCGACACGGTTCGACGCGACTGCGTCGTGACACGGCGATTTGATCTCAAGGACTACAGTCCGCCTTCAGCCTCGGACTACGCTGCATACGCATGACCTGGCCACAAGAGGCCGATTGCCTCTGCCTTGCCTCAGGCCTTAGAGACAAAATCCCAATTGGATGGTCGTGAGGCAGAAGTCGCGGAAGGCGTCGGCCCTCGCTGCGCTTGGTTTCGCTCTATTCATTCAGGGGTGCGGAGGAACCTCGCCGACAGCGGCTGCTTCCCCCTCGCCCAGCGCAGTCCTATCTCCAACGCAATCTCCGAGTGGCTTGGCAACTCCGTCCGAGTCGCCATCGCCGTCTGCGAACGGCTGGAAAACGTACTCGTCCGCAGACTATGGCTACTCCCTTCAGTACCCTCCGACCTGGTTTGATCTTGGAAGCTTTGGCGTTGGAGACGAGCACTACTTCTCAACAGACAAGGCTGCGGGCGCGCCGACCTACATGCGCCCAGATGCCATCTTCGTTGGCGTAAGTGCGAATTGCCAATACTGGCTGGGACCAAACACCAAGCTGATAAGCCAAGCCAGCATCGAGGTGGACGGAGTCCCGGCCATCCGGTATGTGGCAGACCTATTCTCGCCGGATGGAAACTTCGTCACTGCCATCACGACAATCAAGCCAGGCGCGTACTGCTATCGGATCTACGTGCTCGCGTTCACTCTGCTGGTTGTTCAGGCGAACCTGGCTGACTTCGACAGGATGTTGTCGACCGTTCGGTTCTCGACTCGCACAGCGCCTGCAGTCAGCCCGATTGCTACGACTCCGCCCTCCTGAAGCCTATCTCGGTTCGGAAGCGTGCGATGTGACGGTGGCCGCCGTCGCGCTGGCCCGGTGTGTTCTGGCTCTTGTCGCAAGACTTCAAGAAGCGGTACGGCCCGATCATTGCCTTGACGAGACCATCCAGGCGGCAACCTGGGACCCGCTGTCTGGCCTACAGCCACACGGACCTCCTGGCGTCAGTTCGTCGTCTTCCTCGCGTCGACGGACGGGGTATCGACGACTTACCGGCTTAGCTAGGCTTTCGACGCCATCCGGTACGTCCAAACGGGACACGCTCAAGGGAAGGAAGTCACCAGGGTGCAAGCTGCGGGCATGAGAATGGCGGGAGACCGATGAGAGCAGTCGTCTACGACACCTACGGGCCGCCGGATGTGCTGCGAGTCGAAGATGTCCAGCGGCCCGTCCCCAAGGACGACGACGTGCTGATCAGGGTCCACGCGACGACGGTCAACCGGCTGGACGCCCACACCCGCGAAGCCAATCGCAACAGCGGCCCGTGGGTCATGTTCCTCAGCCGACTCGTCTCCGGCCTCCGACGGCCGAGGCAGCGGATCCTCGGCAGCGAATTTGCCGGAGTGGTCGAAGCAGCCGGACCGGCAGTCCGTGAGTTCACGGTCGGCGACCACGTCTTCGGCAACAGCGGACTCAGGTTCGGTGCCCACGCGGAGTTCATGTGCATGCGCGAGAGCGCGCGGATCACGCTCATGCCGGCCGGCATGGCGTTCACGGAGGCCGCGCCGGCCACCGACGGAGCGCTCAATGCACTGACGTGTCTGAAACAGGCAGATCTCCGCCAGGGACGCCGGATCCTCATCTACGGCGCATCCGGAGCCATCGGCACTGCGGGAGTGCAGCTGGCACGGCACTTCGGTGCCGGCGTCACCGCGGTCTGCACCACGACGAACCTTGCGCTCGTGAGATCGCTGGGCGCGGACTCGGTGATCGACTACACCCAAGAGGACTTCACCAGGAGCGGCAAGACCTACCACGTCATCTTCGACGCGGTCGGCAAGCATTCGTTCAGGCGGTGCCGCGGCTCTCTTGAGCCGGGCGGCATCTACCTCCCAACCGATGGGTTCGCGAATCTCGCCTGGGCGCTGTGGACGTCACGGATCGGAGACAAGAAAGTGATCTTCCAGATACCACCTCGACAGACCAAGCAGGATGTCGAGTTCCTCGAACGGCTCATTGAGGCGGGGGAGTACCGGCCGGTCATCGACCGGACTTATGGGTTGGACGACGTGGTCGAGGCGACAAGGTACGTCGAGACCGGGCAGAAGACCGGCAATGTCGTTCTCACGGTCGGCAGCCCTTGACGCGCCGGCATCTCGCCGGGTGTTCCAGGGCTCGGTTTAGAATCCCGGTTCTGGGTTCCACGACAATGACGCGATCCGAGGAGGGGTGACGCGAATGAGCAAGGTACGGGTACTCGTCGGCACACGGAAGGGGGCGTTCATCCTGAGCTCGGACGCGAGCCGCAAGCGATGGGACGTCGCGGGCCCTCACTTTGCCGGCTGGGAGATCTTTCACATCAACGGCTCGCCGGCCGACCCCGACCGGCTGTACGCCTCGCAATCGAGCGCCTGGTTCGGACAGGTGATGCACCGGTCGAACGACGCGGGAGAGACGTGGGAGACCGTAGGCAACCAGTTCCAGTACGAGGGCACGCCCGGGACCCATACCTGGTACGACGGCTCGCCGCACCCGTGGGAGTTCAAGCGCGTGTGGCACCTCGAACCCTCGCTCACCGATCCCGACACCGTCTATGCGGGAGTCGAGGACGCCGCCCTCTTCAAGACCACCGACGCCGGCCAGACGTGGAACGAGCTTCCAGGCCTGCGCACGCAGAAGACGGGGCCCTCTTGGGCGCCGGGCGCCGGCGGGCTGTGCCTGCACACGCTCGTCATCGATCCCACCGACCCCAACCGGATTTACGCCGCCATATCGTCGGCCGGCGTCTTCCGCACGGACGACGAGGGCAAATCGTGGAAGCCGGTCAACCACGGCTTGCGCTCCAATCACATCCCCGATCAGGATGCGGAGGTGGGTCACTGCGTCCATCGCATCGCGATGCATCCGTCGCGACCCAACGTGCTGTTCATGCAGAAGCATTGGGACGTGATGAGAACGGACGACCGGGCGGAGTCGTGGCGGGAGATCAGCGGGAACCTGCCGTCCGACTTCGGCTTCGCGATCGACGTGAACGCGAACGAGCCGGACACCGTCTATGTCATCCCGATCACCAGCGACTCGCTTCACTACGTCCCAGAAGGCAAGCTGCGCGTGTACCGCAGCCGAACCGGCGGCGACGAGTGGGAGGCGCTGACGAAAGGGCTTCCCCAGAAAGACTGCTATGTCAACGTGCTGCGCGACGCGCTGGCGACCGACCAGCTTGATCCGTGCGGCATCTACTTCGGCACCAGCGGCGGCCAGGTGTACGGGTCGGCCGACGACGGCAATTCGTGGGAGGCGATCGTGCGCGACCTGCCCGCGGTGCTGTCGGTCCAGGTCCAGACGATTCCGTGATCAGGGTCGCCCTGCCGGCCAACCTCCAGGCCCTGGCAGGCTCCGGCCGCATGGTGGAGCTGGAGGTGGGGGGCACTGTGACGCAGCGCTCGGTCCTCGACGCGCTCGAAGCCCGCTACCCGGCCCTGCGCGGCACGATCAGGGACGCGGTGACCAAAAAGCGCCGGCCTCTGCTGAGGTTCTTCGCGTGCGAGGAGGACCTGTCCGACATCGCGCTCGACGCACCGCTCCCGGACGAGGTCGCATCGGGGGCCGAGCCGCTCCTGATCCTCGGCGCTATCGCGGGCGGCCTTGGCGGCTAGGAGAGGCAAGACGAAGGCCACGGCGCCCCGTTCCGTCGCCGATCACCTGAAAGAGGTGCCGCCGGGTGTGCGGCCCACGCTGCAGGCTGCGCGAAGGGCGGTAAAGGCGATCGCCGCCGGGGCGATCGAGGTCGCCTACCAGGGTGCGGCTCCCCGCTCCGCGACGTTCATGTGGAAGATCGCCCGCTACGCCGTCGACGGCGCGAACGTGGTCGGGATCGGCACGTATCCTGGCCACTCGAACCTCTTCTTCTATCGCGGCAGAGAGCTCGACGATGGGAGCGGGCTGCTCGAGGGCGGCGGCAAGGAGATGCGCTCCATCACGCTGCGAACGCCCGCCGACGCGGCGCGGCCGCAGGTCCAGCGGATGTTGAAGAAGGCGTTCGAGCTGGGCGGAGCTCGACCGGGCCAGTCCGGCGCGAGATGACCGACTCGTCCGGCGGAAGGCCGTCGATATTCGAGTTTGCCGGGGGCAGTGGCGCCTTCCTGGCGCTGGCCGCCGCCCATCACCGGCGCTGCCTGGACGACCCGGAACTGAACCATCCCTTCTCGCAGGGCACGAACCCCGATCACATCCAGAGGCTCGCCGACTACTGGGCTGAGGTGTTCGGAGGCCCGCCACGATACTCAGAGTCCTATGGCGGCCAGCCGGCGATGCTCGCGATTCATGCCGGCAAGGGCGCCGGCCAGGACCTGGGTCAGCGCTTCGTGACGTGCTTCGTGATGGCGGCCGATGACGCGAAGCTGCCGGACGACCGAGCTCTACGGGCCAGCCTGCGCGCCTACATGGAGTGGGCGGTCGACCAGGTCCTCGCGTATTCGCCGGCCGGGTCCGAGGTGCCGGCCGGCGAGGCCGTCCCGCACTGGTCCTGGGACGGCCTCGAGAAGCCGGGGCCTAAGAGACGTTGACGACGACCGTGAAGTCGCGGTTCGGGCAGCCCTCCTTCGTCATCGCCTCGCAGGTCGTGGAGCCGCGGGCGATGAGCTGTGCCTGGCCCCCGGCCCTGGCGCTGAACTCCGCGGTGTAGGCGACCTGGCCGATGCGCGGCCGCTCGGCGGGGTCCCGCGTGACCTTGCCGGCGGCCAGCACCGATGGGGCCGAGCTGCTGACGTCCCACACGAGCGACGACCCCGGCACCGGGAAGCTCTCGACCAGCTTGACCTGGACGGTGTCGCCGATTCGCGCCTGAACGGTCTTGCCGGCGTCGGCCTCACGGAGGACCAGGGTTTGGGGGGCGGCCGGGGCTGCGGACCCGCAGCCTAGAAGACATGCCGCCGCCATGCCGATCAAGCACGTTCTGAGGGCCATGGATTACATGACGGGCGATCCCGGCCAGGGGTAACGACCTGCCACGATTTGAGGGATGAGCACCCCCGCCCGGATCCCGGGCGCCCCCGCCGCCACCCGTCGCCCGCATGCCCTGGAGGCCCACGACGACCGCCGGGTCGACCCCTATTACTGGCTGCGCGACAGGCAGGACCCGGAGGTGCGTGCTTACCTGGAGGCGGAGAACGCCTACTGCGACGCGGTGATGGCTCCGACGGCCGCCCTGCAGGAGGCGCTTTATCAAGAGATCGTGGGCCGCGTGCAGGAGACGGACAGCTCGGCTCCGACGTTTTTCAAGGGCTGGTGGACGTACACGCGCACGGTCGAGGGCCTCGATTACGAGATCTACTGTCGCCGGCGCGGCTCGATGGATGCGCCCGAGGAGGTGCTGCTCGACGCCAACGAGCTCGCCCGAGGGCACGACTACTTCGACCTGGGCTACGTCGAGCGCAGCCCCGATGAGAATCTCGTCGCCTACGCCGCGGACATCGACGGGTCCG
It includes:
- a CDS encoding DUF1801 domain-containing protein: MAARRGKTKATAPRSVADHLKEVPPGVRPTLQAARRAVKAIAAGAIEVAYQGAAPRSATFMWKIARYAVDGANVVGIGTYPGHSNLFFYRGRELDDGSGLLEGGGKEMRSITLRTPADAARPQVQRMLKKAFELGGARPGQSGAR
- a CDS encoding NAD(P)-dependent alcohol dehydrogenase yields the protein MRAVVYDTYGPPDVLRVEDVQRPVPKDDDVLIRVHATTVNRLDAHTREANRNSGPWVMFLSRLVSGLRRPRQRILGSEFAGVVEAAGPAVREFTVGDHVFGNSGLRFGAHAEFMCMRESARITLMPAGMAFTEAAPATDGALNALTCLKQADLRQGRRILIYGASGAIGTAGVQLARHFGAGVTAVCTTTNLALVRSLGADSVIDYTQEDFTRSGKTYHVIFDAVGKHSFRRCRGSLEPGGIYLPTDGFANLAWALWTSRIGDKKVIFQIPPRQTKQDVEFLERLIEAGEYRPVIDRTYGLDDVVEATRYVETGQKTGNVVLTVGSP
- a CDS encoding MoaD/ThiS family protein, translating into MIRVALPANLQALAGSGRMVELEVGGTVTQRSVLDALEARYPALRGTIRDAVTKKRRPLLRFFACEEDLSDIALDAPLPDEVASGAEPLLILGAIAGGLGG